A genomic segment from Methanomicrobium sp. W14 encodes:
- a CDS encoding cytochrome c biogenesis protein, whose product MILVLPVCAENNSGTTLSADPITSTGSNVTPEDLFKDLISDANTSVTIFYSSRCSSCVRVLPGLENLSDRYPEIKVRYYDLYNSTENLTLLYELGAQYHMHYVSYPILFTGDTVVLSGMAPITENSESVFEALDKGLIPDIEYEKRWIEEDEYKDSADLRSDIPAGIILVASAGLLDGINPCAFAVLIFLLISLMATDSGKKVLISGLFYTFAVFLFYTLAGLGIMSIVNLSGLSFYFSILAGIIAITAGLVNIIDSLRNDPRSSLSIPASSKGIIGKFVKRATLPSSFILGIIVGMFELPCTGGIYLAIISLLSSEMTFSEGVPYLILYNIFFVMPLLLITFAVFLGLSPKFVDSARLRYRGKVRLIMGIVLIAIGIFVVWWQI is encoded by the coding sequence TTGATTCTGGTTTTACCCGTATGTGCAGAAAACAACAGCGGCACAACACTCTCTGCTGACCCGATAACTTCAACCGGTTCAAACGTCACACCAGAAGACCTCTTCAAAGACCTCATATCAGATGCAAACACCTCGGTAACGATATTCTACAGCAGCCGGTGCAGTTCATGCGTAAGAGTTCTTCCCGGCCTGGAGAACCTTTCGGACAGATACCCTGAAATTAAGGTCCGGTATTACGACCTTTACAACTCGACCGAAAACCTGACCCTTCTTTATGAGTTAGGGGCGCAATATCACATGCACTATGTCTCTTACCCGATTCTTTTTACAGGTGACACGGTAGTTTTGTCCGGAATGGCTCCCATAACTGAAAACTCGGAATCCGTATTTGAAGCACTTGACAAAGGACTTATTCCGGACATTGAATATGAAAAAAGGTGGATAGAAGAAGACGAATACAAAGATTCAGCTGATCTTAGAAGTGACATCCCGGCGGGAATTATTCTTGTCGCATCTGCAGGACTTCTGGACGGAATAAATCCGTGTGCATTTGCAGTCCTTATTTTTCTTTTGATCTCCCTTATGGCAACAGACTCAGGGAAAAAAGTTCTTATCTCAGGACTTTTCTATACTTTTGCTGTTTTCCTTTTTTACACCCTGGCAGGACTCGGGATAATGAGTATTGTAAATCTTTCAGGTCTGTCGTTTTATTTCTCAATACTTGCCGGAATTATTGCTATAACGGCCGGTCTTGTAAACATCATCGATTCGTTGCGAAATGACCCCCGGTCATCCTTATCGATACCGGCATCTTCAAAAGGAATTATAGGAAAATTCGTTAAAAGGGCAACATTACCCTCTTCATTTATCCTAGGAATAATAGTCGGGATGTTCGAACTCCCGTGTACAGGAGGCATATACCTCGCCATAATCAGTCTTTTGTCATCGGAGATGACCTTTTCTGAAGGAGTCCCCTATCTTATTCTGTATAACATATTTTTCGTAATGCCGCTTTTGCTGATAACCTTTGCAGTTTTCCTCGGGCTTTCGCCGAAATTCGTGGACTCTGCAAGACTAAGATACAGGGGCAAAGTAAGACTTATTATGGGAATTGTTCTGATTGCAATAGGAATATTTGTAGTGTGGTGGCAGATCTGA